The Sedimentisphaera salicampi genome includes a region encoding these proteins:
- a CDS encoding type II secretion system protein, whose translation MANKIKANQHAFTLIELLVVISIIAILMAVLIPSLSKARRAAKNILCKNNLKQYGISGNMYVNDNDYKFPNAWNCIFKPDLAGGDINCQWHDAERNPVNDDYEHLRGSLFPYLGDNTEINLCPVFDSFAKRYGSEHPYHNPEIEIEPQYSYSMNAFLSPNSNNYTDGQPLKYDAVKRAGNTFFFSEENMWLREEEGVRKNTAALNDNALCARFRNNFVETNLPKDYDGQFDDLFGSFHKTELSVQERGEGVANAVFVDGHVGEVRWQDTYRLALVKR comes from the coding sequence ATGGCAAATAAAATTAAAGCCAATCAGCATGCCTTCACCCTGATAGAGCTGCTGGTAGTAATATCAATAATTGCCATCCTCATGGCTGTTTTGATACCTTCACTGAGTAAGGCGAGAAGGGCGGCAAAAAATATACTCTGTAAAAACAACTTGAAGCAGTACGGCATTTCAGGGAATATGTACGTAAACGATAATGATTATAAATTCCCCAATGCATGGAACTGCATATTCAAGCCCGATCTTGCAGGCGGAGATATTAACTGTCAGTGGCATGATGCTGAGAGGAACCCTGTAAACGACGATTATGAACATCTAAGAGGTTCTCTGTTCCCTTATCTGGGAGATAATACTGAGATTAACCTCTGTCCTGTGTTTGATTCTTTTGCTAAAAGATACGGTTCAGAACACCCTTATCATAATCCTGAGATTGAAATTGAGCCCCAGTACAGCTACAGTATGAACGCATTCCTTTCTCCAAACTCCAACAACTATACTGACGGCCAGCCGCTGAAGTATGATGCTGTAAAAAGGGCGGGGAATACTTTCTTCTTTTCAGAAGAGAATATGTGGCTTCGAGAAGAGGAAGGCGTTCGGAAAAATACCGCTGCTTTGAACGACAATGCTTTATGTGCAAGATTTAGAAACAATTTTGTTGAGACCAATCTTCCGAAGGACTACGACGGGCAGTTTGATGATCTTTTCGGCAGCTTTCATAAAACTGAATTAAGCGTACAGGAAAGAGGGGAAGGCGTTGCTAATGCGGTCTTTGTAGATGGCCATGTTGGTGAAGTTCGCTGGCAGGATACATACAGACTGGCATTAGTAAAAAGATAG
- a CDS encoding TIM-barrel domain-containing protein, producing the protein MKLSLFFVLTVLAGAGFSDVILEENFDSAEISKSAVINGRNDFSVLSGSLDYSWIKETGSRLQHKGNKVDAVWDVDIEPYRENSKTIYVSFLLKNLNEDVKNSFAGLGFYNNDTELFGIGNDFESEYFKYYSPGSSNIIGKAPTLVDGEVHLIVARIEFVEGSKDKFTIWLDPLVRRDLSDQNEWKTARGEFEFDFNQLRLRAGNEGNKWEFDELKVASDWDSLFKMNNSPGGKVSRAIKNADLPGISEKLDRGVNRFYAKYADLEEIPFSFAVSKEFNNVKRLKKSPDLQPVFSKANGRKYVYFDTPSHDDFYGTGEVQGALRRNGCRIILYNKDNYNYNDPDNLYQSHPWVMGVRPDGTAYGIIFDTTWKSEIDLRAGILFSAPEDAADFPVYTLEAESPSRLMEMLGGISGKMPMPPRWALGYQQCRYSYYPDSRVREIARGFRQRQIPCDVIWLDIHYMDEYRIFTFDPERFPNPKGLNDYLHAKGFKSVWMIDPAPKYEEGYSVYDSGSEIDAWVKNKDGEDYVGKVWPGKTVFPDYTIPRVRKWWAGLYQDFLDEGIDGVWNDMNEPAVFEEPEKTMPSDNLHRGGGKLKQGKHIQYHNVYGYLMIKATREGMLQYAPDKRPFVLSRANFLGGQKYGATWTGDNGSTWAHLEQSIPMSLNLSLSGQPFNGPDIGGFVGDASPQLFAHWMSVGAYYPFSRAHTMVGSKDHEPWSFGEETLKASRSALNKRYRLMPYLYTLFWNSHKNGNAVMKPVFFADPADKSLRDEDQAFMLGDNLLVVPKWAEDVNLPEGIFRNLQIGQNERWDKYQCKLLQKGGSIIPVGEKVQSTEELGLLNPLTLSIVLDENGMASGRLYEDSGNGYEFKEDKFIVSNFKAQRTEGGIKVTCEKQNGEFAYDKRFVKIAWITKDGISFGYGDICKSVEVMKTDNFEYIK; encoded by the coding sequence ATGAAATTAAGTTTGTTTTTTGTTTTGACTGTTTTAGCAGGCGCTGGTTTTTCAGATGTTATTCTTGAAGAGAACTTTGATTCAGCAGAAATCTCAAAATCGGCAGTCATAAACGGCAGAAATGATTTTTCCGTTTTAAGCGGCAGTCTGGATTACAGCTGGATAAAAGAAACCGGCAGCAGACTTCAACACAAAGGCAATAAGGTTGATGCCGTATGGGATGTTGATATTGAGCCTTACAGAGAAAACAGCAAAACAATTTACGTAAGCTTTTTGCTGAAGAACTTAAATGAGGATGTAAAGAACAGCTTTGCAGGATTAGGTTTCTATAACAATGATACTGAATTGTTTGGTATCGGCAACGATTTCGAGTCGGAATATTTCAAATATTACTCGCCCGGCAGCAGCAATATTATAGGCAAAGCCCCAACACTTGTTGACGGTGAGGTTCATCTTATTGTCGCACGGATAGAGTTTGTTGAGGGGTCAAAGGATAAATTCACAATCTGGCTTGATCCGCTTGTTAGAAGAGATTTAAGCGATCAAAATGAATGGAAGACTGCCAGAGGAGAGTTTGAATTTGACTTCAATCAGCTCAGGTTAAGAGCTGGAAACGAAGGTAACAAGTGGGAATTTGATGAGTTGAAAGTTGCCTCAGACTGGGATTCGCTGTTTAAAATGAACAATTCTCCGGGCGGAAAGGTTTCAAGGGCAATCAAAAACGCCGACCTTCCCGGCATAAGCGAGAAACTCGATAGAGGCGTTAATCGCTTTTATGCAAAGTATGCTGATTTAGAAGAAATACCTTTTTCTTTTGCAGTTTCCAAAGAGTTTAATAATGTTAAACGTTTGAAGAAATCCCCTGATCTTCAGCCTGTATTTTCTAAAGCCAATGGACGCAAGTATGTTTACTTTGACACCCCTTCTCATGATGATTTCTACGGAACTGGCGAGGTTCAAGGGGCATTGAGGAGAAACGGCTGCAGGATCATTCTCTACAACAAAGATAACTATAATTACAATGACCCTGACAACCTTTACCAGTCTCATCCTTGGGTCATGGGTGTTCGTCCTGATGGAACCGCATACGGAATTATTTTTGATACCACATGGAAATCTGAAATTGATTTAAGGGCGGGCATATTGTTTTCCGCTCCTGAGGATGCTGCGGATTTCCCAGTTTACACACTTGAAGCAGAAAGCCCCTCAAGGCTTATGGAGATGTTAGGCGGAATTTCAGGCAAGATGCCTATGCCGCCAAGATGGGCGCTGGGTTATCAGCAGTGCCGCTATTCATATTATCCCGACAGCCGAGTTCGTGAGATAGCCCGCGGCTTCAGGCAGAGACAGATTCCATGCGATGTTATCTGGCTTGATATACATTATATGGACGAATATCGCATTTTCACCTTCGATCCTGAACGTTTCCCCAACCCGAAGGGATTGAATGATTATCTTCATGCCAAGGGATTTAAGAGCGTATGGATGATAGACCCTGCACCGAAATATGAAGAGGGGTACTCTGTTTACGACAGCGGGAGCGAAATTGATGCGTGGGTTAAGAACAAAGATGGTGAAGATTATGTCGGCAAGGTTTGGCCGGGGAAAACCGTCTTTCCTGATTATACTATTCCGCGGGTTAGAAAATGGTGGGCAGGTCTTTATCAGGATTTCCTTGATGAAGGAATTGACGGCGTATGGAATGACATGAACGAGCCTGCCGTTTTTGAAGAGCCGGAGAAAACTATGCCCTCTGACAATCTGCACAGAGGCGGTGGCAAATTAAAGCAGGGCAAGCACATACAGTATCACAACGTTTACGGCTATTTGATGATCAAGGCTACAAGAGAGGGAATGCTGCAGTACGCCCCTGACAAGAGGCCGTTTGTATTATCTCGGGCGAATTTCCTCGGTGGTCAAAAGTATGGCGCTACTTGGACAGGCGACAACGGATCCACATGGGCTCATTTAGAGCAGTCTATTCCGATGTCTCTCAATCTTTCTCTTTCAGGACAGCCTTTTAACGGCCCTGATATTGGCGGTTTTGTAGGTGATGCCTCGCCTCAGCTTTTTGCGCATTGGATGAGTGTGGGTGCATATTATCCATTCAGCAGGGCACATACAATGGTTGGTTCAAAAGATCATGAACCGTGGTCTTTCGGAGAAGAAACTCTTAAAGCCTCCAGAAGCGCTCTTAATAAGCGTTACAGGCTTATGCCTTATCTTTACACGCTCTTTTGGAACTCTCACAAAAACGGAAATGCCGTGATGAAGCCCGTTTTCTTTGCCGACCCGGCTGATAAATCCCTCAGAGACGAAGACCAGGCCTTTATGCTGGGTGATAATCTCCTTGTTGTTCCAAAGTGGGCGGAAGATGTTAATTTGCCTGAGGGCATCTTCAGAAATCTTCAAATCGGCCAAAACGAGCGATGGGATAAGTATCAGTGTAAACTTCTTCAGAAGGGCGGAAGCATTATTCCTGTAGGCGAAAAGGTTCAGTCAACTGAAGAGCTTGGCTTGCTTAATCCGCTTACGCTTTCTATTGTGCTCGATGAAAATGGAATGGCATCAGGAAGGCTTTATGAAGACAGCGGCAACGGATACGAATTCAAAGAAGACAAATTCATTGTCTCCAACTTCAAAGCTCAAAGAACTGAAGGCGGAATAAAGGTAACCTGCGAAAAGCAGAATGGTGAATTCGCTTACGATAAACGGTTTGTAAAGATTGCATGGATCACCAAAGACGGAATAAGCTTCGGTTACGGGGATATATGCAAATCAGTTGAAGTTATGAAAACAGATAACTTCGAATATATCAAATAA
- a CDS encoding ROK family protein — translation MDTDTKDLFIGIDLGGTFVKIGCFNESMEMLSKISVPTDDQHPKVTLNSVVNALASLVRQAGLQLENIKAAGIGCPGVLDTKKGVIITSPNLPMYKGFAISRFVSEKIHAPCVLENDANVAGWGEYVLGAAEDVDDMVLLTLGTGIGGAVITDGKLIHSAGNSAAELGHIIIFPEGRECGCTQRGCAETYASATATAKRANEMLEEGAVSSLQNIFIERGEVSCKEVYEHAAQGDKFAYEITELTAKVIGLLCVDIFSYSNPDKIVFSGGMIAAGQTLLDRISFYFNKFIRKDINVKIEFCFANLREDSGIIGSAALARDTFCLV, via the coding sequence ATGGACACTGATACTAAAGACCTCTTTATTGGGATAGACTTGGGCGGAACATTCGTCAAGATAGGGTGCTTTAATGAAAGCATGGAGATGCTTTCAAAGATTTCCGTACCAACTGACGATCAACATCCCAAAGTTACTCTCAATTCTGTAGTGAATGCTCTTGCAAGTCTAGTAAGGCAGGCAGGGCTGCAGTTAGAAAACATAAAGGCTGCCGGAATAGGCTGCCCAGGTGTGTTAGATACGAAAAAGGGGGTTATAATTACCTCACCGAATCTGCCGATGTATAAGGGGTTTGCGATAAGCAGATTCGTTTCTGAAAAGATCCATGCACCTTGCGTTCTCGAGAATGATGCAAATGTTGCAGGCTGGGGAGAGTATGTGCTTGGAGCAGCAGAAGACGTGGATGATATGGTTCTTTTAACCCTCGGCACAGGAATTGGCGGTGCGGTGATAACCGACGGCAAACTTATTCACAGTGCAGGAAACAGCGCAGCGGAGCTCGGCCATATCATAATCTTTCCTGAGGGCAGGGAGTGCGGCTGCACTCAAAGAGGCTGCGCTGAAACCTACGCTTCCGCTACGGCAACTGCCAAGAGAGCAAATGAGATGCTCGAAGAAGGAGCAGTATCATCACTTCAGAACATATTTATCGAAAGAGGCGAAGTTAGCTGCAAAGAGGTTTACGAACACGCCGCACAAGGTGATAAATTTGCTTATGAAATTACAGAACTGACGGCGAAAGTTATAGGTCTTCTCTGCGTTGACATCTTCTCATACTCAAACCCTGATAAGATTGTTTTCTCAGGCGGAATGATTGCCGCCGGACAAACATTGCTGGATAGAATAAGCTTTTATTTCAATAAATTCATCCGCAAAGATATCAATGTAAAGATAGAGTTTTGTTTCGCAAATCTCAGAGAGGATTCCGGGATTATAGGAAGCGCTGCCCTTGCCAGAGATACGTTCTGCTTAGTTTAA